In Paenibacillus kyungheensis, the following are encoded in one genomic region:
- a CDS encoding type 1 glutamine amidotransferase domain-containing protein, with the protein MTKKVLLVATSATEMNGHPTGLWLEELAAPYHVFQDAGVEPTIVSVKGGKVTIDKNSIPDGIPAELQSVADMLEDTKALADVNVSDFDGVLFAGGHGPMVDFASNPVIAQLIHDTEAHDGVVGAVCHGVGALVDVKKADGTYYVQGKNITGFTNEEEDMVKLTKYVPFLLESKLREQGAAFVAASAFADHVIVDGKLVTGQNPASSESTAKAMLELL; encoded by the coding sequence ATGACTAAAAAAGTATTGTTAGTAGCGACAAGTGCTACAGAAATGAACGGACACCCTACAGGACTATGGTTAGAAGAATTGGCTGCACCTTATCATGTATTTCAAGATGCAGGCGTAGAACCTACTATCGTATCGGTTAAAGGCGGTAAAGTAACCATCGATAAAAACTCTATTCCAGACGGGATTCCTGCGGAATTGCAATCGGTAGCTGATATGCTTGAAGACACTAAAGCTCTTGCAGACGTCAATGTAAGCGACTTTGATGGCGTATTATTTGCTGGTGGACATGGTCCTATGGTCGATTTTGCAAGCAACCCAGTAATCGCTCAATTGATTCATGATACAGAAGCTCATGACGGCGTAGTTGGTGCTGTATGTCATGGTGTTGGTGCTCTTGTCGATGTGAAAAAAGCAGACGGTACCTACTATGTACAAGGCAAAAACATTACAGGTTTCACTAATGAAGAAGAAGATATGGTGAAATTGACGAAATATGTTCCTTTCTTACTTGAAAGCAAATTGCGTGAGCAAGGTGCAGCATTTGTAGCCGCTTCTGCTTTTGCAGATCATGTAATCGTTGACGGTAAATTAGTAACAGGACAAAACCCTGCTTCTAGTGAAAGCACAGCGAAAGCGATGCTTGAATTGCTATAA
- a CDS encoding Ppx/GppA family phosphatase translates to MKEQEERRRVGIMDIGSNSIRLVIYETGNGGGYQVLKECRESARLSAIVTPQGDMPLEAVSVIVPVLKQFADVSAAYEVEEIRAVATAAIRNASNGKEVIEYLNRETGITIELLPGEMEGHYGFIGVVNRIDIEDGYIIDIGGGSTEVTLFRDRARVSTVSFPFGAVNMNVRFGNETTGRWDESSVNELQQLVLDAAEKHDWISQYPDLPMVGLGGTIRAVGKMHQRKLKYSLEQIHHYTLEAEDTDYYYQQLPAMSNDQRKRIAGLSKTRSDIIVPGVIILNTLFRYMHCSHYVISGTGLRDGLFFEWERGKDNVIVEDVLEYEIGAALHGEPLPRQRHLRWVQQLSSELYEALGEGQEDVSNRKILRTASLLYRVGMKIGYHDFEEHTRYLLTTRAVAGLNHRETVLVAFIAIFGSKGKIKKRRISTEYADILHPKDEERIRRLGAVLQLAAAMDVSETQPVDRLVAVRKGRDFELTVHCHTEASMETHEITEAVRDLEKEWDVRVRLVVHMVSKS, encoded by the coding sequence ATGAAAGAACAGGAAGAACGTCGCCGTGTAGGCATTATGGATATAGGATCGAACTCGATTCGACTGGTTATTTATGAAACAGGCAATGGTGGTGGATATCAGGTTCTTAAAGAATGCCGGGAATCTGCTAGACTCAGTGCTATTGTTACTCCTCAAGGAGATATGCCACTGGAAGCAGTCAGTGTCATCGTGCCTGTTTTAAAGCAGTTTGCTGATGTCAGTGCTGCTTATGAAGTAGAAGAGATTCGAGCTGTCGCTACAGCGGCTATACGCAACGCTAGCAATGGCAAAGAAGTAATTGAATATTTGAATCGTGAAACTGGAATTACCATCGAGTTATTACCCGGTGAAATGGAAGGGCATTATGGCTTTATCGGGGTAGTGAACCGAATTGATATCGAAGATGGATATATTATTGATATTGGCGGCGGAAGTACAGAAGTCACTTTGTTCCGCGATCGGGCTCGCGTCTCTACAGTGTCTTTCCCTTTCGGAGCTGTCAATATGAATGTGCGATTTGGTAACGAAACGACAGGACGCTGGGATGAATCGTCTGTTAATGAACTGCAACAACTGGTACTGGATGCCGCAGAAAAGCATGATTGGATCAGTCAATATCCTGATCTTCCTATGGTCGGTCTGGGAGGAACGATTCGTGCTGTAGGTAAAATGCATCAACGCAAATTAAAATATTCGCTGGAACAGATTCACCATTATACATTAGAAGCAGAAGATACGGATTATTACTATCAACAGCTTCCTGCGATGAGTAATGATCAACGTAAGCGTATTGCGGGTCTATCCAAAACACGCAGTGATATTATTGTACCGGGCGTTATTATTTTAAATACATTATTCCGGTATATGCATTGTTCGCATTATGTGATTAGTGGAACAGGGTTACGGGATGGATTGTTTTTTGAATGGGAACGCGGTAAAGATAATGTGATTGTCGAAGATGTATTAGAGTATGAGATTGGTGCAGCGCTACATGGAGAGCCTTTGCCACGTCAACGCCATTTACGCTGGGTACAACAGTTATCTTCTGAACTATATGAAGCGCTTGGAGAAGGTCAGGAAGACGTTTCTAATCGCAAAATATTACGTACCGCTTCGTTATTGTATCGGGTAGGTATGAAAATTGGTTATCATGACTTTGAAGAACATACCCGTTATTTGCTGACCACTCGTGCAGTAGCTGGACTTAATCACCGGGAAACGGTTCTAGTTGCTTTTATCGCTATTTTTGGTAGCAAAGGCAAAATCAAAAAAAGACGCATCTCGACAGAGTATGCCGATATTCTTCATCCCAAAGACGAAGAGCGTATTCGCCGCTTAGGCGCTGTATTGCAATTAGCTGCTGCGATGGATGTAAGTGAGACACAACCTGTGGATCGCTTGGTCGCTGTACGCAAAGGAAGAGACTTCGAGCTGACAGTTCACTGTCATACCGAAGCCTCTATGGAAACACATGAAATTACAGAAGCAGTTAGAGATTTGGAGAAGGAGTGGGACGTGAGAGTGAGACTGGTGGTACATATGGTTTCCAAGAGTTAA
- the ppk1 gene encoding polyphosphate kinase 1, producing MENKHVNHPTHSSYINRDLSWIEFNSRVLEEAQDSEAPLLERIKFLGIVSRNLDEFMSVRVAGIRNQIKEGYLKKDFTGYTPSGLFKRLTKKVEKMVHTQYRTYRELMRLLGKQGITVNRYTDLSATQRKAADTYYEDVIFPVLTPMAVDQSRPFPLVHGLNVYLSVVLEHGGREPITEDEHDAFYFAIVQIPSNLPRLVALPHRQNSKKQQYIMIDELICHHIHTLFGGYQPVGVNAFRLTRNTDLDINEEEAEDLLEEIENKLRKRRRGAPVRLEVEKDFHPFALRMLQEEFDVSEAVYEIDGPLDLGFLLPFSDSVQNHESLRYPPEIPRYAPEFPEGSDTDFFSVLKERDVLLYHPYESFDVISDFIEQAAEDDDVMAIKMTLYRVSGRSSIIQALAKAAESGKQVTVVVELKARFDEERNIAWARTLEKAGCHVVYGLVGLKTHAKLILVVRREADGLKRYIHIGTGNYNASTAKSYTDIGLLTMNPHIGEDASEVFNHITGYTESHEWQAVAVAPDTMMNKFIELIQREAEHARNGRPARIIAKMNSLSNQQIIDELYIASQAGVNIDLIIRGVCCLRPGVVGLSERITVRSIVDRYLEHSRIYSFENGGDLEIWLSSADWMTRNLTRRVELMCPLFDKSTKATMQRILDLILADNIKARLLLPSGSYERFDNGKPPLRSQFKAWEINSWKPYVPPVSLSRPTPSPNL from the coding sequence ATGGAAAACAAACATGTAAACCATCCTACTCATTCAAGCTATATTAACCGTGATCTAAGCTGGATCGAATTCAATAGTCGAGTACTGGAAGAAGCGCAAGATTCAGAAGCTCCACTGTTAGAACGTATCAAATTTTTGGGGATTGTGTCCCGTAATTTAGACGAATTTATGAGTGTACGTGTTGCTGGGATTCGCAATCAAATCAAAGAAGGCTATCTCAAAAAAGATTTTACCGGCTATACTCCGTCTGGTCTATTCAAGCGTCTGACCAAAAAAGTAGAAAAAATGGTTCATACTCAATATCGTACATACCGCGAACTTATGCGTCTACTTGGCAAGCAGGGCATTACGGTCAATCGTTATACCGATCTTAGTGCCACTCAGCGCAAAGCGGCAGATACGTATTATGAAGATGTAATTTTCCCTGTACTTACACCGATGGCTGTCGATCAGAGTCGCCCGTTCCCGCTTGTTCATGGACTGAATGTGTATTTGTCTGTCGTGCTTGAACATGGAGGTAGAGAACCGATTACTGAAGATGAGCATGATGCTTTTTATTTTGCAATTGTTCAGATTCCATCCAATCTTCCTAGATTGGTAGCACTACCTCACCGTCAAAACAGTAAAAAACAACAATACATTATGATTGACGAATTAATTTGTCATCATATTCATACATTATTCGGCGGATATCAGCCTGTAGGCGTGAATGCTTTCCGTCTGACACGTAATACAGATCTGGATATCAATGAAGAAGAAGCAGAAGACTTATTAGAAGAAATCGAGAATAAATTACGTAAACGTCGTCGTGGTGCTCCTGTACGCCTTGAAGTGGAGAAAGATTTTCATCCATTTGCTCTTCGAATGTTGCAAGAAGAATTCGACGTATCTGAAGCAGTGTACGAAATCGATGGCCCGCTTGATCTTGGATTTTTGTTGCCATTTTCAGATTCGGTGCAAAATCATGAATCGTTACGTTATCCGCCAGAAATTCCGCGTTATGCACCAGAATTTCCAGAAGGTAGCGACACCGACTTTTTCAGCGTCTTAAAAGAACGCGATGTATTGTTATATCATCCATACGAATCATTTGATGTGATTAGTGATTTTATAGAACAAGCTGCTGAAGATGATGATGTGATGGCGATCAAAATGACATTGTATCGGGTCAGTGGTCGCTCTTCGATTATTCAGGCACTTGCCAAAGCTGCTGAATCTGGCAAACAGGTTACAGTAGTGGTAGAACTGAAAGCAAGATTTGATGAAGAACGTAATATCGCTTGGGCACGCACACTGGAAAAAGCAGGTTGTCATGTAGTCTATGGTCTGGTTGGACTCAAAACACATGCCAAATTAATTCTAGTGGTACGCCGTGAAGCAGATGGGCTCAAACGTTATATTCATATCGGTACAGGTAATTACAATGCTTCTACAGCCAAATCATATACAGATATCGGTCTGTTAACGATGAATCCTCATATTGGTGAAGATGCTTCTGAAGTGTTCAACCATATTACAGGATATACAGAAAGTCATGAATGGCAAGCTGTCGCTGTCGCACCGGATACGATGATGAACAAATTTATCGAATTGATCCAGCGTGAAGCCGAACATGCACGTAACGGCAGACCTGCACGCATCATTGCCAAAATGAACTCATTATCTAACCAACAGATTATTGATGAACTATATATCGCTTCTCAAGCAGGAGTAAATATTGATCTCATTATACGTGGAGTGTGCTGTCTACGTCCGGGTGTAGTTGGTCTGAGTGAGCGAATTACAGTTCGCAGTATCGTCGATCGCTATCTAGAACACTCCCGTATTTACTCTTTTGAAAATGGAGGCGATCTTGAGATCTGGTTATCCAGTGCAGATTGGATGACTCGTAATCTCACTCGTCGTGTTGAGCTGATGTGTCCATTATTCGATAAAAGCACAAAAGCCACTATGCAGCGCATTCTGGATCTTATCCTTGCGGATAATATCAAAGCCAGATTGCTACTACCTAGTGGCAGTTATGAGCGATTTGATAACGGAAAACCTCCGTTACGCAGTCAATTCAAAGCGTGGGAAATTAACTCTTGGAAACCATATGTACCACCAGTCTCACTCTCACGTCCCACTCCTTCTCCAAATCTCTAA